A stretch of Parachlamydia sp. AcF125 DNA encodes these proteins:
- a CDS encoding transposase produces MQKETEKVPLKDRVDIDKSGIDKYFYRPRARSVVGKAGFGAILGRCYQRESFIVAKASPAIMAPLCYQGTCNTDLFNFWVERYLIPELRPGQVVILDNATFHKSQKTTVMLYTYGCGVIFLPPYPPDLNPLERFWANLKRKVRESLKKFASWSEAIDYLFLAYGWHLCNF; encoded by the coding sequence TTGCAAAAAGAAACAGAAAAGGTGCCTCTTAAAGATCGAGTAGACATCGATAAAAGCGGGATTGATAAATACTTTTACAGACCGCGGGCTAGATCTGTTGTGGGCAAAGCTGGGTTTGGTGCAATTTTAGGCAGATGCTATCAAAGAGAGAGTTTTATTGTTGCCAAAGCGAGCCCTGCTATCATGGCTCCTTTATGCTACCAAGGAACATGCAATACTGACTTGTTTAATTTTTGGGTAGAGCGCTATTTGATTCCAGAACTACGACCTGGTCAAGTTGTTATTCTGGATAATGCTACCTTCCATAAATCCCAAAAAACAACAGTTATGCTTTATACCTATGGTTGTGGAGTGATTTTTTTGCCGCCTTACCCGCCCGATTTGAATCCCCTCGAACGTTTTTGGGCCAATTTAAAAAGAAAGGTTAGAGAAAGCTTAAAAAAATTTGCCTCATGGTCAGAGGCCATTGATTATTTATTTTTAGCGTATGGGTGGCACCTATGTAATTTTTAA
- a CDS encoding MGMT family protein, with amino-acid sequence MRMPLFETIRQPCGPAICVHFNLVNNQIHKINLTLHERKGIEWRFYGDFAQNKKIQSHIHDWMESYLIHQPSTLPDLFFLPTTTIFQRKVWKFLTTLSIGQLASYGEVAKAVASPGAARAVGTVCARNNFPLLIPCHRVIGSKSSLGGFSCGLEIKKRLLEFEQSWHQIRNQYVETLTEAL; translated from the coding sequence ATGAGAATGCCTCTCTTTGAAACGATTAGACAGCCCTGTGGGCCTGCGATATGTGTCCACTTTAATCTCGTTAACAATCAAATTCACAAGATTAACCTAACCCTCCATGAAAGAAAGGGGATTGAGTGGCGATTTTATGGAGATTTTGCCCAGAATAAAAAAATCCAATCCCACATCCATGATTGGATGGAGAGTTATTTAATCCATCAGCCCTCTACTCTTCCAGACCTATTTTTCCTTCCCACTACGACTATTTTCCAAAGAAAGGTTTGGAAATTTTTGACCACTCTTTCTATTGGGCAATTGGCGAGCTATGGAGAAGTAGCAAAAGCTGTGGCTTCGCCGGGTGCGGCGCGAGCAGTTGGAACGGTATGTGCGCGGAACAATTTTCCTCTGCTCATCCCGTGCCACCGGGTAATCGGCTCAAAATCTTCTCTGGGCGGCTTTTCTTGCGGGCTCGAAATAAAAAAACGGCTACTCGAATTTGAACAATCTTGGCATCAAATTCGCAACCAATACGTTGAAACTCTTACGGAGGCATTATGA